DNA from Pseudomonas mendocina:
GCCAAACCCCAGCAACGCCAGTGCCAGCAGCGCGACGACAAGAGGTGCGTGCATCGCCAGAACCAGCAGGGCCAGAACACACAGCCAGATACTCGCAACGATGAACCTGTTCAGTTGCCGCAGTGCGCCATTGAACATCAGAAACAGCGTGGCGATGAATGCACCCGCCCCTGCTGCCCCCCATAGCCAGCCCAGCGTCCTGGCATTACCGGCATAGGTATCGGCGGCCAGGATCGGCAGAAGCACCGTGTAGCAGGACGCCAGCAGGTTGACCACGACGACGCTGATCATCAGCCGTCTCACCCGCCAAGTACGCCATATGTAGTGCAACCCCTCGCGCAAGACCTCCGCCGTCGAGCCCAAGGCACGGGCAGAAGGGGCTGCCTGCGTGTTCATCAGGCCAGCCAGCAATGCCATGAACGCCAAAGCCGTAAGCAGGAAACATCCGGCTTCCCCGCTCACTGCGATGAGCGCTCCGGCCAGGGGAGGCCCCATGAAGCGTGCCGCATTGACCAGCATGGCATTGAGTACCAGTGCATTGGGCAAATCCGCCGGGCTGGCGACGAAGCTACCGATCAATGCCTGACGCAACGGCACCTCGAATGCGTTGAGTATCCCCAGCAGCAACGCCATCAGAACCAGGATGGTGCTGTCCATCGCGCCACACCAGGTGAGTAGCGCCAGGCTCAACGACTGCATCACCAGCGCGCATTGCACGCCGATCAACAGCTTGCGCTTGTCATGCCGGTCGATCCAGGCACCGGCCAGCGGCCCGACCAGCAACTGCGGCACCAGTACCAGGAAGGTGATAACACCGAGCAGGAAGGCAGACCCCGTCAGCTGATAGGTCAGCCAGGACAGCGCAACCTGCTGCACCCACTTGCCTAACGTGGAGATACCTTGCCCCGTGAAGTAGATCCGAAAGTCACGATGAGCCAGTGCCCTCAAAGGCGTGGGCCAGCGCGTGCTGGATGTTCGGGGCACGGGCAACTGCAGCTACCTCTCTGGGGCTAGGACTCGGCGCTCACTCGACAGCCGTGGCGCTGCCACTCCTTGCACCGCGCGGTTCATTTTCGCCAAATAAAATAGAACATTATTTCGTTTTTAACCATTGAAAACGGAGCCAGCAGGGAAATCGATCTCAAGAACAAATATTGAAATGCCATTTCATTATGATAAGGTTCGAGCCCGGCCTCACCGTTGTTGCTGCGGCCGTTTTTTTCATGACAAGAACAAGGCAACCACCATGACCCGTACCATCCTCCTGACAGGCCCGGCGTTGACACCCGATGCCATGAATTACGCAGCGACCAACGGTGTCAGGATCATCCCCACCACGCCGTATGCCCCGGCGGACGAATTAGTGGCCGTCATTCGCGCTGAGCAACCCGACGCCATCATCGTGCGACAGGGCAAGCTGACCCGCGAAATGATCGAGGCATCGGCCAAGCTCACGGTCATCGCCAAACACGGCGTCGGTTACGACAGCATCGATATCCAGGCCGCCGCCGAGCGCAGTATTCCGGTCAGCATTGCTCTGGGTGCCAATGCACAATCGGTTGCCGAACATGCCTTCGCCCTGATGTTCAGCGTGGCGCGGCAAATTGCACTGCTGGACGCGCGCATGCGCGATGGCCACTGGGACAAAGCCACAGCCAATGGGGTCGAGTTGTTCGGCAAGACGCTGGGCCTGATTGGCCTGGGCTCCATCGGCAGCATACTCATGGATCTGGTGGCGCCCTTGCAGATGAAGGTCAAGGTGTACGACCCCTACCTCACGCAGTTGCCGGATCGTGCTCATGTAGAACGGGAGGACGACTTCGACAGACTGCTCGCCGACTGCGACATCATCAGCCTGCACTGCCCACTCACCGAGACCAACCGCCATCTGATCGGCACCGCACAATTGGCCCGGATGCGCCCACGCAGCATCCTGATCAATACCGCTCGCGGCGAGCTGATAGACAGCGAAGCGCTGGTCAGCGCACTCAGCCAAGGGCAGATCGGCGGTGCCGGCCTGGACACCTTCAGCCCAGAGCCGCCGCCAGCGGACAGCTCGCTGTGGGGCCTGCCAAACCTGGTTGCCACTCCCCACGTAGGCGCCAATACCAGCGAAGCCCGTGATCGCGTCGGCCTGCTTGCCGTGCAACAGATCCTGGGCCTGTGGAACGGCGTACCGCTCGAGCCACGCTGCATCGTCAACCGGCATCTGCTGAACAGCTGAACCCTCGGCAACAGCCATCCCAAAGCCACTCCTGTCAGCCCCCAAGGGACGGGGCCGGGCCGGCTGCTGCCGATTGGCGCAACACCGCTTCTTTCAAACACCCGTCAGTCGCAACCGCTGCTGACGGTCGCTCGCCCGCAGGGATACCTCACAGAAAGGAATCTCTGGGAAATCACCGCAGTACTCAGTGATCCGCCATACCGAACCCATAACAACAATCGGAAATCGGAGAAATACATGTCCATCACCCGCAACACACCGGCCCTCATGCTCGCCCCCGTCACAGCCGCAATGGCATTGTCGGGCCATGCACATGCCGACTTCATCGCCGACAGCAAAGCCTCTCTGCAGATGAGGAACTTCTATTTCAACAGTGATTATCGTCAGCCGGGAGCGCGGCAATCCAAACGCGAGGAATGGGCGCAAGGCTTCATTCTCGACGTCAAATCGGGTTACACCGAAGGCGCTATCGGCTTCGGTGTGGACGCGATAGGCCTGCTCGGCGTCAAGCTGGACTCCAGCCCAGACCGCACCAACACCGGGCTGCTTCCGATTGATAACGATGGTCGGGCACCCGACGAGTACAGCCAGTTAGGCTTGACCGCCAAAGCACGGCTGTCGAAAAGTACCCTGCATGTGGGTACGTTGATGCCAAAGTTACCGACACTTCGCCCCAGTGACTCCCGCCTGTTGCCGCAGACCTTTCGCGGCGCCCATCTGGTTTCCGAAGAAATCAGCGGGTTGCGCTTCAATCTGGGCCGCATGACCCAGAACAGCCTGCGTAATTACGCCAGCAGCGACGACATGTCGGTCACAGGCAAAGGCATCAGGGGCGGACAACCGTCCGATCGGTTCGATTTTGGCGGTGTTCGTTACGACTGGGGTTCAGGCCTTGCAACGTCCTATGACTACGCTCAACTCGAACGAAACTATCGACAGCACATCGTCAACATCACTCATCTGTTGCCCATAGCCGAGGGCCAGTCGCTGGCAAGCGACATTCGCTATGCCCACTCCACGGATGATGGCAATACCAATGTCGACAATGGCGCATTCGGTGCCATGTTCACCTACAACCTCTCGGCGCATGCCTTCACGCTGGCCTACCAGAAGATGAGCGGGGGCAGCGGTTACCCCTATGTGAATGGCACCGATGCCTTCCTCGTCAACTATTCGATGCTGTCGCCCGACTTCGCCAACCCCAACGAAAAATCCTGGCAAGCGCGTTATGACTATGACTTCAGCAGTCTTGGCGCGCCCGGATTGCTGTTCTCCGTACGCTATGTCAAGGGCGATGGCTTCGAGTGGGCCGACGGCAGTAATGGCCGGGAATGGGAGCGCAATCTCGATCTTCGCTACACCATCCAGAGCGGGCCATTGAAAAACCTGGGGCTGCGCTGGCGCAACGCGATCTCCCGCAGCAACGGAGGCAACGACCTGGATCAGAATCGCCTGATCCTGAGCTACACCCTCCCCCTGCTATAAAGCCACTGCCCGAGGAACCCACATTCGGGAATTGCCCTCATCCACGCTCACCTGCGCGGCTTGGCCCGCGCGGTGGGCTCGGCGATCAACGGGTCGTCCGGCCAGTAGTGCTTGGGGTAGCGGCCCTTGAGATCCTTCTTCACCTCCAGGTAGGTATTGGCCCAGAAGCTGGCCAGATCCTGAGTCACCTGCACCGGCCTGCGCGCCGGTGACAGCAGGTGCAGCTTGAGCCCCAGGCGACCACCGGCGATACGCGGCGTCGCGGCCAGGCCGAACAGCTCCTGCAGGCGCACGGCGAGCACCGGCGGATTGTCCGTGTAGTCGATGGCGATGCGTGAGCCGGACGGCACGCTCAATGCGCGCGGCGCCAGCTCGTCGAGGCGTTGTGGCAACGGCCAGGGCAGCAGCGCCTGCAGAATCGAAGGCAAGTCGAGATTGGCGAAGTGGCTGAGGCGGTTGACCTTGCCCAGGTAAGGCGTCAGCCACTGCTCCAAGCAGGCCAGCAGGGCAGCATCGGACAGATCCGGCCATTCGCTCTGCCCCTGTTGCTGCATGTCCAGCTCGCGCAACAACGCCACGCGCGCCTGCCACTGGCGCAGCTCGGGCGTCCACGGCAGCAACTCCAGGCCCTTGCGTCGCACCAGGCCGACCAATGCGCGGCCGCGCGCGTCCTCGTCCAGCGCAGCCAGCGCCTGGCGTTCCAGCACCAGTTCACCGACCTTGCGCTGGCGCTCGGCACGCAGCACGCCCTCGCGTTCGTCCCAGTCGAGCACCTCCAGCGTCTGCACCTGCTCGGCCAACTCGCTGGCGAACAGCGCCGGGTCGAGATCGGCAGCCAGGTAGATGCGTTCTTCGCGCTGCCCCTGGCGGCTGCCCAGGTCTGCGATCACCAGCCATTCGTGCTTCATCAGGGCATCGGCCTCACCGAACTGCGCGGCGCGGCCATTGGCCAGGCGATAGTCGGCACCACCGGCGCGGCGCTGCTGGGCGATGCGGTCGGGGTAGGCGAAGGCCAACAGGCAACCCAACCAGCGCGGGTTCTCGGGATCGCTCACGGCCTGATTGACCGGCCGGCCTTTGAGCAGCCCCGAAAACTGCCTAGCCAGTTGCCGCGCGCGCTGCACACCACCCTGGGCACTACGCGCGGCGCGGTTTTCACCAGACAGCAGGGCGAGGCGGCTGTGCAGATCAGCGCCGCCACCTCGAAGGATGTCGCGCTCCGACAGTAGCGCCGCCAGATCACAGGCCAGAGCACCTAACCCAAGCGCCTGACCACGCAATAGCAGGTGAGCAATACGTGGGTGGCAGGGCAGCTCGGCCATGGCCTGGCCATGGGCATTGAGTGCATCGCGCTCGTCCAACGCACCAAGGCGGCCGAGCAGATCCAGCGCCTGGGCGTAGGCGGCAGGTGGTGGAACGTCGAGCCAGCACAGCTCCTGTGGTGTCACGCCCCAGCGCAGCAGCTGCAGGGCCAGCCCGGACAGATCGGCCTGAAGGATTTCCGCGCCCGAATAGGCACTGAGCTGCTCGTGCTGCGCTTGCGACCACAAGCGGTAGCAGGCACCGGGTTCCAGGCGACCAGCACGCCCAGCGCGCTGAGTGGCCGAAGCGCGGGAAATGCGCTGCGTGTCGAGACGCGTCATGCCGCTGGCCGGGTCGAAGCGCGGTACCCGCGCAAGGCCAGCGTCGACCACCACCCGCACGCCGTCGATGGTCAGGCTGGTCTCGGCGATGTTGGTCGCCAGCACCACCTTGCGCATACCCGCGGGTGCCTGCTCGATGGCGGCGCGCTGAGCGGACAGCTCCAGCTCGCCATACAGCGGGCAGAGCAGGATGTCGTCACGGCCGCTCAGCGCCTCGCCCAGTTGCTCGGTCACACGGCGAATCTCGGCCTGACCCGGCAGGAACACCAGCAGGCTGCCCGGCTCGTCGGCCAGCGCCTGCTGCACCGTCTGCAGCACACGCGGCTCGATCCACTCGCCGGGCTGAAAGGGCGCGCCCCAGCGGATATCCACCGGGAACATGCGGCCCTCACTGCGCAGCACCGGCGCCTCGCCAAGCAGTGCTGACAGGCGCTCGCCTTCTAGGGTGGCCGACATCAGCAGCACCTTGAGCGGCATCTCACCACTGTCCGTAGCACGGAACATGGCGCGGCCGTTGAGCGTCAGCGCCAGGGCAAGGTCGGCGTCCAGGCTGCGCTCATGGAATTCGTCGAAAATCACCAGGCCAACGCCATCCAATGCTGGATCGTCCTGCAGGCGGCGAGCGAGGATGCCTTCGGTGACCACCTCGATGCGTGTGTTCGGCCCGACCTTGCTGTCCAGGCGAATGCGATAGCCAACCGTCTCACCCACCCGTTCGCCTAATTCGCTGGCCAAACGCTCGGCGGCAGCACGCGCGGCCAGGCGGCGCGGCTCGAGCATGAGGATGGTTTGCCCGGCCAGCCAGGGCGCATCGAGCAGCGCCAGTGGTACGCGGGTTGTCTTGCCGGCGCCAGGCGGCGCCTCCAGCACCACTTCATGGTGGGCACTCAGTGCATCGCGCAAATCAGGCAGCAGCGAATCGATCGGCAGGGTGTTCATCATTTCTCCACAGCAGGCCGGCGATTATAGAGCAGCCGCGATGCGGCGAACCGCCAGCGCCGCCGTCGGTCTTATTGACAACCGCCTTCAACTAGCGGCTTTGCAATGGCGAACTGCTATAGTTGCGCCACTTTTTCAGGAGGTGCTCATGCGCACGAAATCCCGTGTCATCACCGGCGTTATCGCCGCTGCCCTGCTCGCTCAACTGACCGCCTGTGGATCGATCTTCTACCCGGATCGCCGTGGCCAGATCGAAGGCCGAATCGACCCTGTGATCGCCGGGGCCAACGCCATTGGCATCCTGTTCTACGTGATTCCGGGCCTGATCGCCTTCGCCGTGGACTTCGCCACTGGTGCCATCTACCTGCCCGAAGGCCAGACCGTCCAGGTCGACCCGCAGCAGCTCAAGCACCTGATCGGCGAAGACGGCAAGGTCGACCAGTACGCCCTCAAGGCCTTGATCGAAACCCGTACCGGCCACCAGTTGCCGCTCGACGATCCGCGCCTGATCCAACATAGCGGCAGTGCCGAACAACTGGCCGCCTACGGCCTGCGTCCGGCAGCCTGAACCGATGCACACCCCGCAGCACGCCAGGCTGATGCGCCTGGCCACCCGGGCAGCGCTGGCAGTTGCGCTGACCCTGGTGCTGGCCAAGGCGATTGCCTGGTGGCTGAGCGGCTCGGTCAGCCTGCTGGCCGGCCTCACCGATTCGTTGCTCGATAGTGCCGCCTCGCTGATCAACCTGATCGCCGTGCATTTCGCGCTGCGTCCTGCGGACGAAGATCACCGCTACGGCCACGGCAAGGCCGAGGCTCTGGCCGGACTGGGCCAGGCGCTGTTCATCGGCGTCAGTGCCATCCTCATTGGCCTGCAGGGCATCGAACGCCTGCAGTCGCCACAGCCGCTGGAGGCCGAAGCCGTCGGCATCGCCGTCATGCTGCTGTCGCTGGCATTGACCGTCGCTCTGCTGACCTTCCAACGCAAGGTGGTGCGCGAAACCGGCTCCACCGCGATTCACGCCGACTCGCTGCACTACCGCTCCGACATCCTGCTCAACAGCAGCATTCTCCTCGCCCTGCTGCTGACCCGCTTCGGCTGGCAGCAGATGGATGCGATCTTCGCCATCGGCATCGCCTTCTACATCTTCTGGAGCGCCATCAGCATCGTGCGCGGCGCGGTCGCCGTGCTGATGGACGAGGAGCTGCCCAGCGAAACCTCCCAGCACATGTACGACCTGGCCAATGCCGTACCTGGCGTGCTGGGTTCCCACGACCTGCGCACACGCATTTCCGGTACGCGCTGGTTCGTCCAGTTGCACCTGGAGCTGCCGGGCGAGATGAGCCTGTCCGAGGCCCATACGCACTGCGAGGCTGTGGAAAAGTCGATCCATGAGCATTACCCACGTGCGGAAGTGCTGGTACACGCCGACCCGCAGGAAGTTGTGCAGCACTGACAGCCAGACCTACGACTCCCCCTCGAAAGTCGCGGCCCACCGCAGATTCCGCACACAAATTCCAGGCATTAAAAAGGGGCCTTGCGGCCCCCTCGGGATATCTGTCCGGTGCTGGCGATATTGTCGCCGCTTTCGTCGCCCGCCTGGTTGGGCAGTGCGGACCCGGGTGCCGGTGCGATCCGGTAGGATCGTCGGCGCCGGCTCACCTGGTTGGGCGAGGCCGGTAGGACTTGTCGTCCGGGCCGTGAAACTGAGAGAAAGCTTACGCCTGCCGCACCGAAATAAGATTGCTAATATTGCTTACAAATTTACCAATTGCGCAATTTACAGCTAAAGGAGCACTATCTAACGCAATCAAATGATGAGCCCGATTAGAAATGGACAAACTCGACCGTTACGACCTGAACATTCTCGCCGAATTACAGCGCAACGCTGCCCTGTCCAACCAGGAACTCGCCGAACGTATCGGTCTCTCGCCGTCACCCTGTTCGCGCCGGGTCAAGCAACTAGAAGACGATGGCTACATCACTGGCC
Protein-coding regions in this window:
- a CDS encoding MFS transporter, with translation MPRTSSTRWPTPLRALAHRDFRIYFTGQGISTLGKWVQQVALSWLTYQLTGSAFLLGVITFLVLVPQLLVGPLAGAWIDRHDKRKLLIGVQCALVMQSLSLALLTWCGAMDSTILVLMALLLGILNAFEVPLRQALIGSFVASPADLPNALVLNAMLVNAARFMGPPLAGALIAVSGEAGCFLLTALAFMALLAGLMNTQAAPSARALGSTAEVLREGLHYIWRTWRVRRLMISVVVVNLLASCYTVLLPILAADTYAGNARTLGWLWGAAGAGAFIATLFLMFNGALRQLNRFIVASIWLCVLALLVLAMHAPLVVALLALALLGFGITVNNVSSNMLLQSDAPAELRGRIVAFYISMRFGFEAVGGLLVGGLAAWSGATATFAVLGGGLLVYLACSRLLARCDDR
- a CDS encoding cation diffusion facilitator family transporter; the encoded protein is MHTPQHARLMRLATRAALAVALTLVLAKAIAWWLSGSVSLLAGLTDSLLDSAASLINLIAVHFALRPADEDHRYGHGKAEALAGLGQALFIGVSAILIGLQGIERLQSPQPLEAEAVGIAVMLLSLALTVALLTFQRKVVRETGSTAIHADSLHYRSDILLNSSILLALLLTRFGWQQMDAIFAIGIAFYIFWSAISIVRGAVAVLMDEELPSETSQHMYDLANAVPGVLGSHDLRTRISGTRWFVQLHLELPGEMSLSEAHTHCEAVEKSIHEHYPRAEVLVHADPQEVVQH
- the hrpB gene encoding ATP-dependent helicase HrpB, which gives rise to MNTLPIDSLLPDLRDALSAHHEVVLEAPPGAGKTTRVPLALLDAPWLAGQTILMLEPRRLAARAAAERLASELGERVGETVGYRIRLDSKVGPNTRIEVVTEGILARRLQDDPALDGVGLVIFDEFHERSLDADLALALTLNGRAMFRATDSGEMPLKVLLMSATLEGERLSALLGEAPVLRSEGRMFPVDIRWGAPFQPGEWIEPRVLQTVQQALADEPGSLLVFLPGQAEIRRVTEQLGEALSGRDDILLCPLYGELELSAQRAAIEQAPAGMRKVVLATNIAETSLTIDGVRVVVDAGLARVPRFDPASGMTRLDTQRISRASATQRAGRAGRLEPGACYRLWSQAQHEQLSAYSGAEILQADLSGLALQLLRWGVTPQELCWLDVPPPAAYAQALDLLGRLGALDERDALNAHGQAMAELPCHPRIAHLLLRGQALGLGALACDLAALLSERDILRGGGADLHSRLALLSGENRAARSAQGGVQRARQLARQFSGLLKGRPVNQAVSDPENPRWLGCLLAFAYPDRIAQQRRAGGADYRLANGRAAQFGEADALMKHEWLVIADLGSRQGQREERIYLAADLDPALFASELAEQVQTLEVLDWDEREGVLRAERQRKVGELVLERQALAALDEDARGRALVGLVRRKGLELLPWTPELRQWQARVALLRELDMQQQGQSEWPDLSDAALLACLEQWLTPYLGKVNRLSHFANLDLPSILQALLPWPLPQRLDELAPRALSVPSGSRIAIDYTDNPPVLAVRLQELFGLAATPRIAGGRLGLKLHLLSPARRPVQVTQDLASFWANTYLEVKKDLKGRYPKHYWPDDPLIAEPTARAKPRR
- a CDS encoding hydroxyacid dehydrogenase yields the protein MTRTILLTGPALTPDAMNYAATNGVRIIPTTPYAPADELVAVIRAEQPDAIIVRQGKLTREMIEASAKLTVIAKHGVGYDSIDIQAAAERSIPVSIALGANAQSVAEHAFALMFSVARQIALLDARMRDGHWDKATANGVELFGKTLGLIGLGSIGSILMDLVAPLQMKVKVYDPYLTQLPDRAHVEREDDFDRLLADCDIISLHCPLTETNRHLIGTAQLARMRPRSILINTARGELIDSEALVSALSQGQIGGAGLDTFSPEPPPADSSLWGLPNLVATPHVGANTSEARDRVGLLAVQQILGLWNGVPLEPRCIVNRHLLNS
- a CDS encoding OprD family porin, whose protein sequence is MSITRNTPALMLAPVTAAMALSGHAHADFIADSKASLQMRNFYFNSDYRQPGARQSKREEWAQGFILDVKSGYTEGAIGFGVDAIGLLGVKLDSSPDRTNTGLLPIDNDGRAPDEYSQLGLTAKARLSKSTLHVGTLMPKLPTLRPSDSRLLPQTFRGAHLVSEEISGLRFNLGRMTQNSLRNYASSDDMSVTGKGIRGGQPSDRFDFGGVRYDWGSGLATSYDYAQLERNYRQHIVNITHLLPIAEGQSLASDIRYAHSTDDGNTNVDNGAFGAMFTYNLSAHAFTLAYQKMSGGSGYPYVNGTDAFLVNYSMLSPDFANPNEKSWQARYDYDFSSLGAPGLLFSVRYVKGDGFEWADGSNGREWERNLDLRYTIQSGPLKNLGLRWRNAISRSNGGNDLDQNRLILSYTLPLL
- a CDS encoding polyribonucleotide nucleotidyltransferase, which translates into the protein MRTKSRVITGVIAAALLAQLTACGSIFYPDRRGQIEGRIDPVIAGANAIGILFYVIPGLIAFAVDFATGAIYLPEGQTVQVDPQQLKHLIGEDGKVDQYALKALIETRTGHQLPLDDPRLIQHSGSAEQLAAYGLRPAA